A genomic window from Pyricularia oryzae 70-15 chromosome 7, whole genome shotgun sequence includes:
- a CDS encoding fumarate hydratase: MMRQVQAAAARSFQTCGPRLGASINPSAAVTRRALSSSSRWTSSPRCTIIASSPFSNTQTHISRSSRLFHSTPVTMSANTRAETDAFGEVQVPADKYWGAQTQRSLGNFDINQPQDRMPPPIVKALGILKGAAATVNMNYGLDPTIGKAIQQAAKEVADLKLLDHFPLVVWQTGSGTQSNMNANEVISNRAIEILGGEKGSKKPVHPNDHVNRSASSNDTFPTVMHIAAVLEIEGELIPSLRSLRDALQAKVDEFEAKKIIKIGRTHLQDATPLTLAQEFSGYVAQLDFGIKRVEATLPDLRLLAQGGTAVGTGINTFEGFAEGIAEEVSRMTGTEFKTAPNKFEALAAHDALVHASGALNTLATSLTKVAQDIRYLGSGPRCGLGELVLPENEPGSSIMPGKVNPTQCEALTMVCAQVMGNHVAATIGGMNGQFELNVYKPLIIRNVLHSVRLLSDGMRSFEKHLVEGLKANEEKIASIMKESLMLVTCLNPKIGYDMASKVAKNAHKKGLTLKESALELNALTEEEFDTLVKPELMITPKPYKA, translated from the exons ATGATGCGACAGGTGCAGGCGGCTGCGGCCAGGTCTTTTCAGACATGTGGGCCGAGGTTAGGTGCTTCAATTAACCCCTCCGCAGCTGTAACGAGGAGGGCATTGAGCAGCTCCAGTAGATGGACTAGCTCCCCTCGTTGTACCATCATCGCATCTTCACCTTTCTCCAACACTCAGACGCATATCTCCCGCAGCTCCAGGCTGTTCCACTCCACACCAGTTACCATGTCCGCGAACACTAGGGCTGAGACCGATGCCTTTGGCGAGGTTCAGGTGCCTGCCGACAAGTACTGGGGCGCCCAGACACAGCGCTCGCTCGGCAACTTCGACATCAACCAGCCTCAGGATCGCATGCCCCCGCCAATTGTCAAGGCTCTGGGTATCCTCaagggcgccgccgccacggtGAACATGAACTATGGCCTTG ACCCCACCATCGGCAAGGCCATTCAGCAGGCGGCCAAGGAGGTCGCTGACCTGAAGCTGCTCGACCACTTCCCCTTGGTCGTCTGGCAGACCGGCTCTGGCACTCAGTCCAACATGAACGCGAACGAGGTCATCTCCAACCGAGCCATCGAGATCCTGGGCGGCGAGAAGGGCAGCAAGAAACCCGTCCACCCCAACGACCACGTCAACCGCAGCGCCTCCTCTAACGACACCTTCCCCACCGTCATGcacatcgccgccgtcctcGAGATCGAGGGTGAGCTGATTCCTTCCCTGCGCAGCCTGCGAGACGCCCTGCAGGCCAAGGTGGACGAGttcgaggccaagaagattATCAAGATTGGCCGCACACATCTCCAGGACGCCACGCCTCTGACTCTGGCTCAGGAGTTCTCTGGCTACGTCGCCCAGCTTGACTTTGGCATCAAGCGCGTCGAGGCTACCCTGCCGGACCTGAGGCTGCTCGCTCAGGGCGGTACCGCTGTCGGCACCGGCATTAACACCTTTGAGGGCTTTGCTGAGGGCATCGCCGAGGAGGTCAGCCGCATGACTGGCACCGAGTTCAAGACGGCCCCCAACAAGTTCGAGGCCCTTGCTGCGCATGACGCGCTTGTGCATGCCTCGGGCGCTCTCAACACTCTCGCCACCTCGCTGACCAAGGTTGCTCAGGACATCCGCTACCTGGGCAGCGGCCCGCGCTGCGGCCTGGGCGAGCTCGTTCTGCCTGAGAACGAGCCgggcagcagcatcatgCCTGGAAAGGTCAATCCGACCCAGTGCGAGGCCCTGACCATGGTTTGCGCGCAGGTCATGGGCAACCATGTTGCTGCTACCATTGGTGGCATGAACGGCCAGTTTGAGCTTAACGTCTACAAGCCCCTCATCATCCGCAACGTCCTGCACAGCGTCAGGCTGCTGTCAGATGGCATGCGGTCGTTTGAGAAGCACCTCGTCGAGGGCCTCAAGGCCAACGAGGAGAAGATTGCCAGCATTATGAAGGAGTC TCTCATGCTTGTCACCTGCCTTAACCCCAAGATTGGCTATGACATGGCTAGCAAGGTCGCAAAGAACGCCCACAAGAAGGGTCTGACCCTAAAGGAAAGCGCCCTCGAGCTCAATGCTCTGACTGAGGAAGAGTTTGACACCTTGGTCAAGCCCGAGCTCATGATCACTCCCAAGCCCTACAAGGCCTAG
- a CDS encoding DNA-binding protein SMUBP-2, which translates to MDPNEVYEEIMASYTQLEKFPEDMHLFCPKLSEDDEVDYEDPNEEVWDGEVQITAEQKKERIEDSDKRLHIATTASLLLGISKDAASAWLDGWIERAEKNLTTCPNCIRAWHKKRKSFLKLLGDKFGDEVARIMAQKLDEFDKNRIDRGLLKAESLLKEHGPMKSSTLTKKEPTAVVALYEALCCMSYLSRPQNRMHFNFVFSEIQKIKRPLRLGSGVIPTMTFFLFQEDEDGYRSGFAKAAWETMPPGSLTANQFEWAVQDYLASEISAVFNPSVPEARIKRFWDGIAIIIPSMSADFVLHTLRGMEVQPDIYHIAFHHLSYVQSPEVFATLIKGIISLIQKSPKAFWDALADVSPAIFTQHTLGSKAFPAMMARSLEPNMLVRVGDKDIFLLSALVKILMESLQPTGRTDLCDSTLHSLMDRFRSEPSREGKSACAHAALMSMICTLECLSDPKLSFSTALVYIDITYNIVLRHKDFVINCASLKNGDQYNVGLSEAALKVIDLALTLDSETFERESLAIKEAKKLSYAVERRSSKLWDAFIDHLEPSKTTSLANVILGATLGLRGVEKFLPRKREAVVKDPQKLNFNQKFEATAESIGRLIGRVSEFSSQELRMLSEDHRALGAIVACLTHGEENISDAAMNFIKMYTGEDSRSDALEKMLSSHPELFLRSFSDAVGKKIPHPANAEMFPPVAKVLGWYRDILDAVTDSASGLLRRDLSEEVAEAVKYWWKRQWVFLGYFFNQTRHWSEQYVPKETMETLCREAVEHADRLLAEDGLVANAIKCLVKSDGQNGDARTAAMKVVLDQPRVITPAYFAMLQLRDQWLLGVFARSVGKLVTRLNEFDMALPPRPLQMLRDICIKTHDGRFKVNSNLRPAQKAELLRALGTDSSDDEEVQFVSEAQKPPKAGMPKKQSSLAAWSKSGFSGETGTAPTAPARTTSKATSDEQQLSIMQSIKAQVQSERKPKPQMLSAAAIKSNQSSLKEARAKEQAERAKANAASVARAKAIREAFSSGNKIVAGEGSGLQGISGVLGKDHAPTKSEIMVDSSEEEGGDSDDEMSDLFGAGQAGKDAAAQRLKQLAAKQMVPVKKTKIQRSKKDLRARITPPMERLHEAILEWDIFHEGSDPPNGYKCKEVAKSYTNPVDYRETFFPMLVNEAWRSFVTSKDESTAKPFDIKITTRTSVDKFLEVATSMPISANKDKDRDRLSDGDIVLFSTAQDPLSSKESPHCLARVFKTGRKRGVLEVTYRITSKGNSRFASDHLLPGNDLRGLRITNMTTVEREFAALESLQYYDLMTEVLDAEPSPILNFSNDRIQSYQDNYQLNRGQAAAIINAKENDGFTLVQGPPGTGKTKTIIAMVGALLTGKISRAPPTRIKPANGADEPMAQKLLVCAPSNAAVDELVLRLKAGIKDTNGNTHKINVLRLGRSDAINAAVRDVTLDELVKEKMDAALNVNGSGNSGPTDREKLHQEAGEIKVRVAALREALEQARAAGDHGQTNSLQRNLDELRKKQGQIGAQIDRDKASGNTYAREAEIKRRNIQQSILSEAHVLCATLSGAGHDMFKSLQVEFETVIIDEAAQCVELSALIPLKYGASKCILVGDPKQLPPTVLSQSAARYGYDQSLFVRMQQNHPGKVHLLDCQYRMHPEISLYPSKEFYEGLLADGSDMAKLRQQPWHDNPLLGPYRFFDVEGIQERGSRGQSLVNTNEINVAIQIYTKFQADYASSIDMKGKIGIITPYKAQLFALRQKFQERWGEGVLEDIEFNTTDAFQGRECEIIIFSCVRASPTGGIGFMTDIRRMNVGLTRARSSLWILGDSRALRQGEFWNKLIEDSKARDRYTQGSIISQLRNSKAIKGSYVPPPPAVPAPIGNVQRRGTEGSDVEMFDVNDGRARQQSLPQQAPPQNNMASHSSSAAPPIKITVPGQPPARAVSQAPPIRSSVDMGRKRPASEEARDQSSANKRSVSNHPHPPTGPRAGAPRPPPRPTDPSAMQALGLAPPDRPAAQQPPPPQAPRPPKQWKKKAPANVFLQPKR; encoded by the exons ATGGATCCGAACGAGGTTTACGAGGAGATCATGGCGAGCTATACGCAGCTTGAGAAGTTTCCTGAAGATATGCATCTCTTCTGTCCCAAGCTCagcgaagacgacgaggtcgATTACGAAGATCCCAACGAAGAAGTCTGGGATGGAGAAGTACAGATCACTGCCGAACAGAAGAAGGAACGGATAGAAGACTCGGATAAGCGTCTTCACATCGCAACAACGGCGTCACTCCTCCTCGGCATCAGTAAAGATGCAGCTTCGgcgtggttggacggctgGATAGAGCGAGCTGAGAAGAACCTGACAACCTGTCCAAACTGCATCCGCGCCTGGCACAAGAAGAGGAAATCATTCCTCAAGCTACTCGGCGA TAAATTCGGCGATGAAGTCGCGAGGATTATGGCCCAGAAACTCGACGAATTTGACAAAAACCGAATAGATCGTGGACTTCTCAAGGCAGAGTCACTGCTGAAAGAGCATGGGCCGATGAAAAGCAGCACACTGACGAAAAAAGAGCCTACCGCAGTCGTTGCGCTGTACGAGGCACTCTGCTGCATGTCTTACTTGTCACGACCCCAGAATCGCATGCACTTCAACTTTGTCTTTAGCGAGATTCAGAAGATCAAGAGGCCGCTTCGGCTTGGTTCTGGAGTCATTCCCACGATGACGTTTTTCCTCTTCCAGGAGGATGAAGATGGGTACCGCAGCGGCTTCGCCAAGGCTGCTTGGGAGACCATGCCTCCTGGATCCTTGACGGCTAACCAGTTTGAATGGGCCGTTCAAGATTATTTGGCCAGCGAAATCTCGGCCGTGTTCAACCCAAGCGTTCCCGAAGCACGGATCAAGCGGTTTTGGGACGGTATTGCCATCATAATCCCCTCCATGAGTGCCGACTTCGTTCTCCATACGCTGCGCGGTATGGAAGTCCAACCAGACATTTATCACATCGCGTTTCACCATCTCAGCTATGTCCAAAGCCCCGAAGTTTTTGCAACACTCATCAAGGGCATCATCTCTTTGATTCAAAAGTCTCCAAAAGCATTCTGGGATGCTTTGGCGGATGTTTCCCCCGCCATTTTTACACAACATACCCTAGGATCGAAAGCTTTCCCTGCAATGATGGCAAGGTCATTAGAGCCCAACATGCTTGTCCGCGTGGGCGATAAAGATATCTTTCTGCTTTCTGCATTGGTCAAGATTCTTATGGAATCTCTACAGCCTACTGGACGGACTGATTTGTGTGATTCTACGCTACACTCACTCATGGATCGCTTTCGGTCCGAACCATCCCGGGAGGGCAAGTCGGCTTGCGCGCACGCGGCGCTTATGTCTATGATTTGCACCCTTGAGTGTCTCTCGGATCCTAAGCTGTCCTTTTCCACGGCACTGGTTTACATTGACATTACATACAACattgttcttcgtcacaaaGATTTTGTCATTAATTGCGCAAGTCTAAAGAACGGCGACCAGTACAATGTGGGCCTCTCCGAGGCAGCACTAAAAGTTATCGACTTGGCACTCACACTTGACTCTGAGACATTTGAGAGGGAGTCCCTTGCCATCAAGGAAGCGAAGAAGCTTTCTTACGCGGTTGAGCGACGCTCCTCCAAGCTGTGGGATGCCTTTATTGATCATCTAGAGCCCTCAAAGACAACTTCACTGGCTAATGTGATTTTGGGAGCAACATTGGGCCTGAGGGGTGTCGAGAAGTTTCTGCCGCGGAAGAGAGAAGCGGTAGTCAAGGACCCCCAGAAGCTCAATTTTAACCAAAAGTTTGAGGCGACGGCTGAGTCTATAGGTCGCCTCATTGGAAGAGTCAGTGAGTTCTCTTCGCAAGAACTGCGGATGCTTTCCGAAGACCACCGAGCCTTGGGGGCAATCGTTGCGTGTTTGACACACGGCGAAGAAAACATCAGCGATGCTGCTATGAACTTTATTAAGATGTACACCGGAGAAGACAGCCGCTCCGATGCCTTGGAAAAGATGTTGAGCTCCCATCCGGAGCTTTTCTTGAGGTCTTTCTCCGATGCAGTCGGGAAGAAGATACCCCATCCTGCAAATGCAGAGATGTTCCCACCTGTGGCCAAGGTCTTGGGTTGGTATCGCGATATTCTGGACGCCGTCACCGATTCAGCGAGCGGATTACTACGCAGGGATCTCTCAGAAGAAGTCGCTGAGGCAGTTAAATATTGGTGGAAGCGACAGTGGGTATTCCTCGGTTACTTTTTTAACCAAACTAGACACTGGTCAGAGCAATACGTGCCCAAGGAAACCATGGAAACGCTTTGTCGTGAGGCTGTCGAACACGCAGATAGGCTGCTTGCCGAGGATGGCTTGGTGGCCAATGCTATCAAGTGTCTTGTGAAGTCTGACGGCCAAAATGGAGACGCGAGAACCGCGGCTATGAAGGTTGTCCTTGATCAGCCTCGAGTGATCACCCCTGCCTACTTTGCCATGTTGCAGCTTCGAGACCAATGGCTCCTTGGTGTCTTTGCGCGATCCGTAGGCAAGCTCGTTACCCGCCTCAACGAGTTCGACATGGCCCTTCCCCCTCGGCCCCTTCAGATGTTGAGAGATATTTGCATCAAAACCCACGACGGCAGGTTCAAAGTCAACTCGAACTTGCGGCCTGCGCAGAAGGCTGAACTACTGAGGGCACTGGGAACCGACTCGAGTGATGATGAAGAAGTGCAATTTGTCAGCGAGGCACAGAAGCCGCCCAAGGCTGGCATGCCTAAGAAGCAAAGCAGTCTCGCTGCGTGGTCGAAATCTGGATTCTCCGGGGAGACCGGAACAGCTCCTACTGCCCCGGCACGCACGACCTCGAAAGCAACGTCCGACGAGCAACAGCTCTCGATCATGCAATCTATAAAGGCTCAAGTACAATCAGAGCGCAAGCCCAAGCCTCAGATGCTTTCTGCTGCCGCCATCAAGTCCAACCAGTCCAGCTTGAAAGAGGCTCGCGCAAAGGAGCAAGCGGAAAGAGCCAAGGCAAATGCAGCGTCTGTTGCGAGGGCCAAGGCCATACGTGAAGCTTTTAGCTCCGGCAACAAAATAGTCGCGGGAGAAGGGTCAGGTCTTCAAGGGATATCAGGCGTTCTTGGAAAGGATCATGCCCCAACAAAGAGCGAAATTATGGTCGATAGCTCGGAGGAAGAAGGTGGCGATTCCGATGATGAAATGTCGGATCTCTTCGGGGCTGGCCAGGCGGGTAAGGATGCTGCTGCCCAACGCTTGAAGCAGCTTGCGGCTAAGCAAATGGTCCCCGTCAAAAAGACGAAGATTCAACGATCCAAGAAGGATCTACGTGCAAGAATCACACCACCAATGGAGAGATTGCACGAGGCCATTTTGGAGTGGGACATTTTCCACGAAGGCAGCGACCCTCCGAACGGGTACAAATGCAAAGAGGTCGCCAAATCTTACACCAACCCTGTGGACTACAGGGAAACCTTTTTTCCTATGCTTGTCAATGAGGCCTGGCGTTCTTTTGTAACCTCCAAGGATGAGTCAACTGCAAAACCTTTTGACATCAAAATCACTACCAGGACCTCTGTTGATAAGTTTCTCGAGGTGGCGACGTCGATGCCCATATCAGCCAATAAAGACAAGGACCGGGATCGACTATCAGATGGTGATATCGTCCTTTTTTCCACTGCTCAAGACCCTCTAAGCAGCAAAGAGAGCCCTCACTGCCTTGCCCGTGTATTCAAAACCGGAAGGAAAAGGGGAGTGCTTGAGGTTACATACCGCATCACTAGCAAGGGCAACAGTCGATTTGCCAGTGACCACCTCCTTCCAGGCAACGATTTGCGAGGTTTGAGGATTACGAATATGACGACAGTCGAGCGAGAGTTTGCTGCCCTGGAGAGTTTACAGTACTACGACCTGATGACTGAAGTCCTTGACGCAGAACCCTCGCCCATCCTGAACTTTTCCAATGATCGTATACAGTCCTACCAGGACAATTATCAGCTCAATCGTGGTCAGGCCGCCGCGATCATCAACGCGAAAGAGAACGACGGTTTCACCCTCGTACAAGGACCTCCGGGTACCGGCAAAACGAAAACCATCATTGCCATGGTTGGTGCGTTACTCACGGGAAAAATTAGCAGGGCGCCCCCTACGCGCATCAAGCCGGCCAATGGCGCCGATGAACCTATGGCACAAAAGCTGCTTGTATGCGCACCTAGCAACGCTGCGGTCGACGAATTGGTACTGCGTTTGAAAGCAGGCATCAAAGACACAAATGGAAACACCCACAAGATCAACGTCCTACGTCTGGGTCGCAGCGATGCTATCAATGCGGCAGTTCGGGACGTAACATTGGATGAGCTGGTCAAAGAGAAGATGGATGCAGCTTTGAACGTGAACGGGAGTGGCAATAGCGGTCCTACTGACCGTGAGAAGTTGCACCAGGAAGCTGGCGAAATCAAGGTTAGGGTGGCAGCATTGAGGGAGGCTCTAGAACAAGCtcgcgcagccggcgaccaTGGTCAAACCAACAGCCTGCAACGCAACTTGGACGAGCTGAGGAAAAAGCAGGGTCAGATAGGAGCACAAATCGACCGTGACAAGGCAAGCGGCAACACATATGCTCGTGAGGCTGAGATCAAGAGAAGAAACATCCAACAAAGTATCCTCTCCGAGGCCCATGTGCTGTGTGCCACCCTCAGTGGTGCCGGCCATGACATGTTCAAAAGCTTGCAGGTCGAGTTCGAGACGGTCATTATCGACGAAGCGGCTCAATGTGTGGAGCTCAGTGCGTTGATCCCGCTCAAATACGGTGCATCAAAGTGTATCTTGGTCGGTGATCCGAAACAGTTGCCTCCGACAGTCCTATCTCAATCGGCCGCCAGGTACGGCTACGACCAGAGTCTGTTCGTGCGTATGCAACAAAATCATCCCGGGAAGGTCCATCTACTTGATTGTCAGTACCGAATGCACCCTGAAATCAGCTTATATCCGAGCAAGGAGTTCTACGAGGGGCTTTTGGCCGACGGCAGCGACATGGCCAAGCTTCGGCAACAGCCTTGGCACGACAACCCTCTGCTGGGCCCCTATCGCTTCTTCGACGTGGAGGGTATCCAAGAGCGTGGCTCTCGGGGCCAGTCTTTGGTCAATACGAACGAAATCAACGTCGCCATACAGATATATACCAAATTCCAGGCCGACTATGCCTCGAGCATTGACATGAAGGGCAAGATTGGTATCATCACGCCTTACAAGGCGCAACTATTTGCATTGCGCCAAAAGTTCCAAGAGCGTTGGGGTGAAGGTGTGTTGGAAGATATCGAATTCAACACTACGGACGCTTTCCAAGGACGGGAATGTGAGATTATCATTTTCTCGTGTGTACGAGCCAGTCCCACTGGAGGTATCGGTTTCATGACAGATATCCGTCGTATGAACGTCGGTCTCACTCGTGCGCGCTCGTCTCTGTGGATCCTTGGAGATTCGCGTGCCCTGCGGCAAGGCGAGTTCTGGAACAAGCTCATTGAGGATTCCAAAGCGCGAGACCGCTACACACAGGGGAGCATCATATCACAGCTGCGCAACTCAAAGGCAATCAAAGGAAGCTACGTGCCTCCTCCGCCGGCTGTGCCAGCTCCAATTGGCAACGTGCAGCGACGCGGCACTGAAGGCAGTGATGTCGAGATGTTTGATGTTAACGATGGCCGGGCTCGACAGCAATCTCTACCTCAGCAAGCGCCGCCGCAAAACAACATGGCCTCTCATTCATCGAGCGCTGCGCCCCCGATTAAAATAACTGTCCCCGGACAGCCCCCTGCACGTGCAGTCAGCCAGGCACCACCGATACGGTCGTCAGTTGATATGGGGAGAAAACGTCCGGCATCTGAGGAGGCCCGGGACCAGTCCTCAGCTAACAAGCGG AGCGTTTCAAACCACCCACATCCTCCTACTGGCCCGCGGGCTGGGGCACCTAGACCTCCACCGCGACCGACTGATCCCTCGGCGATGCAGGCACTTGGGCTAGCACCGCCTGATCGCCCTGCAGCT cagcagccgccgccaccacaggCACCTCGACCGCCAAAACAatggaagaaaaaagcacCAGCGAACGTCTTTCTCCAGCCTAAACGCTAA
- a CDS encoding lactose permease has product MKVELKASQAERAAQLQKPSKGYFFFGNKEYPRVKWWTRPNMRKLYFYCFVLIFVNIANGFDGSMMNSLQSLPYWQRFFGYPEGVTLGLLGSAMSLGSLITMGTVPWICDTLGRKKGVIIGSVMTIIGVVLQSSAPNYNAFLASRFIIGAGMTLSTNAGPLLCAEIAFPQDRAIITTFMGCSYAVGSFVAAWTTFGTLKIESDWAWRLPSLLQAWATLIVFAVIWWIPESPRYWIARDQDEKAIEVLAKYHAEGDRDDPFVQLEFREIRAAFDLDRMNQTNTRWSDLYSTKGNRHRMSLVIALAVFAQWSGNGIIAYYLKLVLDSVDIKSPSDQLGINGGSKAMSLLVNLVVAFYIDKLGRRPILMISTLGMTICFIIWTILSAQHDLGGRSNPSKVLLQGDELLLTFEPGMPMTYTIEIMPFGLRAKAAMIGGFITMAAVFFNQFINPIALKALAWRYYIVYCVFLGFEVWFIYFFVVETRYVPIEEIAKFFDGEQNDVLAATNAADKLHRVESGVIENENVENANNNTTNTRRAPEVKDG; this is encoded by the exons ATGAAGGTCGAGCTCAAGGCCAGCcaggccgaaagggctgcccaGCTCCAGAAGCCGTCCAAGGGATACTTCTTCTTTGGCAACAAGGAGTACCCTCGAGTTAAGTGGTGGACGCGTCCGAACATGCGCAAGCTATACTTTTACTGCTTCG tgctcatcttcgtcaatatcgCCAATGGCTTCGATGGCTCTATGATGAACTCTCTGCAATCCCTACCCTACTGGCAGAGATTCTTCGGCTACCCTGAGGGTGTTACCCTTGGCCTCCTGGGCTCTGCTATGAGTCTGGGCTCCCTGATAACCATGGGAACGGTTCCTTGGATTTGCGACACTCTTGGAAGGAAAAAGGGCGTCATCATTGGCAGTGTTATGACCATCATCGGTGTTGTTCTGCAGTCCAGTGCTCCCAACTACAatgccttcttggcctcccGCTTCATCATTGGTGCCGGCATGACCCTCTCCACCAACGCAGGCCCGCTTCTCTGCGCCGAGATCGCCTTTCCTCAGGACCGAGCTATCATCACCACCTTCATGGGCTGCTCGTATGCCGTCGGCTCCTTCGTCGCCGCCTGGACCACCTTTGGTACCCTAAAGATCGAGAGTGACTGGGCCTGGCGCCTGCCGTCCCTGCTCCAGGCCTGGGCGACACTGATCGTCTTTGCCGTCATCTGGTGGATCCCTGAGTCGCCGAGGTACTGGATCGCTCGCGACCAGGACGAGAAGGCGATCGAGGTCTTAGCCAAGTACCATGCCGAGGGTGACAGGGATGACCCCTTTGTCCAGCTCGAGTTCCGTGAGATCAGGGCGGCCTTTGACCTCGATCGCATGAACCAGACC AACACACGATGGAGCGATTTGTATAGCACAAAAGGCAACCGTCACCGAATGTCTTTGGTCATTGCTCTTGCAGTTTTTGCCCAGTGGTCAGGAAATGGAATTATAGCCTACTACCTCAAGCTCGTGCTTGATAGTGTCGACATCAAGTCACCGTCTGACCAGCTTGGC ATCAACGGTGGCAGCAAGGCAATGTCGCTGCTTGTGAACCTTGTGGTCGCCTTCTACATCGACAAGCTAGGACGCCGCCCCATTCTCATGATCTCTACGCTGGGAATGACGATT TGCTTCATCATCTGGACGATTCTTAGCGCGCAGCACGACCTCGGAGGGCGATCAAACCCAA GCAAAGTCCTGCTTCAGGGTGATGAGCTTTTACTAACTTTCGAGCCAGGAATGCCCATGACATACACCATCGAGATCATGCCTTTTGGCCTGCGAGCAAAG GCGGCCATGATCGGTGGTTTTATCACTATGGCGGCAGTTTTCTTCAATCAGTTCATCAACCCGATCGCACTTAAGGCGCTGGCATGGCGCTATTACATTGTCTACTGCGTTTTCCTGGGTTTCGAAGTTTGGTTTATC TATTTCTTCGTCGTGGAGACGCGATACGTGCCTATCGAGGAAATTGCAAAGTTCTTTGACGGAGAGCAGAATGACGTCCTGGCTGCCACCAATGCGGCCGACAAGCTCCACCGCGTTGAGAGTGGTGTTATCGAAAACGAAAATGTCGAAAACGCCAACAATAATACAACAAACACCAGGAGGGCGCCAGAGGTCAAGGATGGTTGA
- a CDS encoding ATP12 chaperone has protein sequence MTPPTRALLAGVRRLAVRPQLRLIHNSTLNPASVHPVSGNGPPPEPPRPIASDRSTGLDARITKRRKQAEMLKRAQELRSGEKSNSGSGAAARASGLKRRFWRDCHVREVDGAYEVHLDTRGLRHPTTKEIVRIPLSKPQLAYALAVEWDQLESAQQATKQHLIPLTSLVCRAIDLAADDAAGGSIRTSIIDTVLRYLDTDTLLCWAPAGGDEAADGRTLRQAQEEAARPIIAHLQTKVWPGVTIEPALDDGGLLPKPQAPGVRDVIRGWLMGLSSWDLAGVERATLAGKGLLAATRLVCEWSPALQPADGGEEAPAFGVEEAAQAVSVEVNWQTKVWGEVEDTHDVEKEDVRRQFGSVVLLVSG, from the exons ATGACGCCACCGACGCGAGCCCTCCTCGCGGGCGTGCGGCGTCTCGCCGTCAGGCCGCAGCTGCGGCTCATCCACAACTCGACGCTGAACCCTGCCAGCGTTCACCCCGTGTCGGGTAACGGACCGCCGCCCGAGCCGCCGAGGCCCATCGCCAGCGACCGCAGCACGGGACTCGACGCGCGCATCACCAAGCGAAGGAAGCAGGCCGAGATGCTCAAGCGGGCGCAGGAGCTGCGGTCCGGGGAGAAGAGCAACTCCGGctcgggggcggcggcgagggccaGTGGGCTGAAAAGGCGGTTCTGGAGGGATTGTCATGTGAGGGAGGTTGATG GCGCATACGAAGTCCACCTCGACACCCGAGGACTACGACACCCGACCACCAAGGAGATCGTCCGCATACCCCTCTCCAAACCGCAGCTGGCATACGCCCTCGCTGTCGAGTGGGACCAGCTGGAGAGCGCACAGCAGGCTACCAAACAGCACCTGATCCCGCTCACGAGCTTGGTGTGCCGTGCGATCGACCTGGCCGCCGATGACGCCGCCGGTGGCTCGATCCGCACTTCGATCATCGACACGGTGCTCCGGTACCTCGACACCGACACACTGCTGTGCTGGGCGCCGGCAGGAGGCGATGAGGCCGCCGACGGGCGCACGCTCCGCCAGGCGCAGGAGGAAGCGGCCAGGCCCATCATCGCCCACCTCCAGACCAAGGTCTGGCCCGGCGTTACCATCGAGCCGGccctcgacgacggcggcctcCTGCCCAAGCCCCAGGCGCCCGGCGTGCGCGACGTCATCCGCGGCTGGCTGATGGGTCTCAGCAGCTGGGACCTGGCCGGTGTGGAGAGGGCTACTCTGGCCGGCAAGGGCCTCCTCGCAGCCACTAGGCTGGTCTGCGAGTGGAGCCCCGCGCTGCAGCCCGCGGACGGCGGGGAGGAGGCCCCCGCGTTTGgcgtcgaggaggccgcGCAGGCTGTCAGCGTTGAGGTCAACTGGCAAACCAAGGTGTGGGGCGAGGTCGAGGACACTCATGATGTGGAGAAGGAGGATGTGAGGAGGCAGTTTGGCAGCGTGGTGCTGTTGGTGTCTGGTTAA